In a single window of the Candidatus Zixiibacteriota bacterium genome:
- a CDS encoding tetratricopeptide repeat protein: MARRGFGLIILGLLYIAIMNYEAMANGNDEAHRLYKNGVFQFMNGKYDLSCQLFKEAISADSTNAYAYNALGMVFFKFRDYIGAEKYFETAIKLDSQLALAWYNLGNAHYYTPDHDNSLTSKAIEYWTKVLDIEPEGPLVKQAYNNIGNANLNLGFPENAVMAFQNALKIDSVFTEARFGLAQSYEAMGQLEKATGEYQKILIKNPMHAPSYNALGNIFYARGNIISAINSYLQVINVDSSDCHGYRILVTVLDVFIDNLQATRDKAFIQARYINRYRDYNIFGGRTQFASQTELDSALNLYRSAKKDQILQLFHKYRDDFFQPGRIGERLKGCLDNIRLDPNSADAYYRYVKNLDALCLSAFAIRLDVIAKAKKQFLSCNIPNRENQSRNSLLAFIRLRNGNF; encoded by the coding sequence ATGGCAAGAAGGGGTTTCGGCCTTATCATTTTGGGATTATTATATATCGCAATAATGAATTATGAGGCAATGGCCAATGGCAACGATGAGGCCCATCGCTTATATAAAAACGGCGTGTTTCAATTCATGAATGGGAAATATGATCTTTCCTGTCAACTGTTCAAAGAGGCAATTAGCGCCGATTCAACAAATGCCTATGCCTATAATGCACTGGGTATGGTATTTTTCAAATTCCGGGATTACATTGGAGCTGAGAAATATTTTGAGACGGCAATAAAATTGGATTCACAATTGGCTTTGGCCTGGTATAATCTGGGAAACGCGCATTATTATACGCCGGACCATGATAATTCATTGACCTCAAAGGCAATTGAATATTGGACCAAGGTACTTGATATTGAACCGGAAGGACCGCTTGTAAAGCAGGCGTATAACAACATCGGAAACGCCAATCTTAATCTGGGATTTCCGGAAAATGCGGTCATGGCCTTTCAAAACGCATTGAAAATCGACTCGGTCTTCACCGAGGCTCGATTCGGCCTGGCCCAATCCTATGAAGCCATGGGACAGCTTGAAAAGGCAACGGGAGAATATCAAAAGATTCTGATAAAAAACCCCATGCATGCGCCATCATATAATGCGCTGGGTAATATATTTTATGCCCGGGGCAATATAATATCAGCAATAAATTCATACCTTCAAGTCATAAATGTTGACTCATCGGACTGTCATGGGTATCGGATACTTGTAACAGTCCTGGATGTATTTATTGATAATTTGCAGGCAACCAGAGATAAGGCTTTTATTCAGGCACGATATATAAATCGCTATCGAGATTACAATATCTTTGGCGGTCGAACCCAATTTGCCAGTCAAACGGAACTTGACTCAGCTTTAAATCTATACAGATCCGCCAAGAAAGACCAGATTCTGCAGTTGTTCCATAAATACCGCGATGATTTTTTCCAACCCGGCCGGATCGGCGAAAGGCTTAAGGGTTGTTTGGATAATATTCGATTGGATCCCAATTCTGCAGATGCGTACTACAGGTATGTTAAAAACCTTGATGCCCTTTGCCTGTCAGCTTTCGCAATCCGCTTAGATGTGATTGCCAAAGCGAAAAAGCAATTTTTATCGTGTAACATTCCAAATCGCGAAAACCAATCGCGGAATTCATTATTGGCATTTATTCGTCTCCGAAACGGTAATTTTTAA